Proteins encoded together in one Thalassotalea crassostreae window:
- the ilvY gene encoding HTH-type transcriptional activator IlvY, with amino-acid sequence MDRKLLQVFTTLADSLHFSQTAHAHHVSPSTLSRMIQRIEDELGCQLLQRDNRTVQLTEAGSAFNEFAKQQLQSWQQLQQQLQQGQGQLKGKLSIYCSVTAAYSHLPKLLDSFRQLYPQVDIILDTGNAADAIDKVTNGEVDFAIAAYPETLPKSCHFYSIAQIPLSIIAPTIDCQVSQQLESRNIDWAKIPFILPDHGSSRLRFQQWYRQKKLGKPHIYAAVSGHEALVSMVALGCGVGIAPEVVIENSPVKERIKRLTAPSVLKPFELGVCYLKKNINDAVIAAFLDSIRDV; translated from the coding sequence ATGGATAGAAAGCTCCTTCAAGTATTTACGACGCTGGCCGACAGTTTGCACTTTTCTCAAACTGCACATGCCCATCATGTCAGCCCGTCGACGTTGTCACGAATGATCCAACGAATTGAAGATGAATTGGGTTGCCAACTTTTGCAGCGCGATAATCGAACGGTACAACTAACAGAGGCAGGTAGCGCGTTTAATGAATTTGCTAAGCAGCAATTACAATCGTGGCAGCAACTTCAGCAACAATTGCAACAAGGACAAGGACAATTAAAGGGTAAACTCAGCATCTATTGTTCAGTAACAGCGGCTTATTCTCACTTACCAAAACTACTCGATAGTTTTCGTCAACTATACCCGCAAGTGGATATCATTTTGGATACCGGTAATGCGGCTGATGCGATTGATAAAGTGACTAACGGAGAAGTCGATTTTGCTATTGCAGCCTATCCTGAAACACTACCAAAAAGTTGCCATTTTTATTCAATAGCTCAAATTCCTTTATCGATTATTGCACCAACTATAGATTGTCAGGTGTCGCAACAACTTGAAAGTCGAAACATAGACTGGGCCAAGATACCCTTTATATTGCCAGATCACGGTAGCTCTAGGCTGCGCTTTCAACAATGGTATCGACAGAAGAAACTAGGTAAACCGCACATTTATGCAGCGGTCTCTGGTCATGAAGCTTTAGTTTCTATGGTGGCGTTAGGTTGTGGTGTGGGTATTGCGCCGGAAGTTGTTATTGAGAACAGCCCAGTAAAAGAGCGAATCAAAAGATTGACAGCGCCCTCAGTGCTTAAACCTTTTGAACTTGGTGTTTGCTATCTAAAGAAAAATATCAATGATGCGGTTATTGCTGCATTTTTAGATTCAATCCGCGATGTGTAA
- a CDS encoding YifB family Mg chelatase-like AAA ATPase, with protein MSLATIYSRAKVGLESPLVSVEVHLSPGIPGFSIVGLAETSVKESKDRVRSAIINCGYEFPSRKIIVNLAPADLPKEGGRFDLPIAIGILAASDQIPKAELNNYEFAGELALSGELRKITGEIPLAIAARDDKRILVLPKCNAKQAAWVDEASIIAMHHLNQLFAHFANQQPLPLVEKPLATPTAIRQAKDMKDVMGQPLAKRALELAASGGHNLLFVGPPGTGKTMLASRLPGILPDMTAEEALQSAAIQSICGQDVSDSQFSLRPFRAPHHTASAVALVGGGSYPNPGEISLAHNGVLFLDELPEYDRKVLDVLREPMESGEVTISRVLHKTTYPAKFQLVAAMNPSPTGFYTDKRSSPEQILRYLNKLSGPFLDRIDIQLEVSRLAKGVWNDNDQFNENSETIRTRVQNCRNIQLARQGKANAHLTSPELKVHCHINESDCEFLELAVEKIGLSTRAHHKILKIARTIADMNNIKTIQRQHIVEALSYRAMDRLIRHLTDSLIG; from the coding sequence ATGTCACTTGCCACAATTTATTCGCGAGCCAAAGTCGGGCTTGAATCACCTTTAGTTTCTGTTGAAGTACATTTAAGCCCGGGCATTCCAGGGTTTAGCATCGTTGGTTTAGCGGAAACATCGGTTAAAGAATCCAAAGATAGGGTTCGCAGTGCCATCATTAATTGCGGTTACGAGTTTCCTTCTAGAAAAATTATCGTAAATCTCGCGCCAGCGGATTTACCCAAAGAAGGCGGCCGTTTTGACTTACCGATAGCCATAGGAATTTTAGCCGCTTCCGATCAAATACCTAAAGCAGAGTTAAACAATTATGAATTTGCTGGTGAGTTAGCGTTATCGGGAGAGCTGCGAAAAATCACTGGCGAGATCCCGTTAGCAATAGCCGCAAGAGACGATAAACGAATACTAGTGTTACCCAAGTGCAATGCTAAACAAGCTGCTTGGGTTGATGAAGCAAGCATCATTGCCATGCATCACCTAAACCAACTGTTCGCTCATTTTGCTAATCAACAACCTTTACCATTAGTGGAGAAGCCATTAGCCACACCAACCGCTATACGTCAAGCCAAAGACATGAAAGATGTTATGGGGCAACCATTGGCAAAACGGGCCTTAGAACTTGCAGCAAGTGGCGGCCACAACCTTTTGTTTGTTGGCCCGCCAGGCACAGGCAAAACAATGTTAGCATCTCGGCTACCGGGTATTTTACCTGATATGACCGCAGAAGAAGCACTGCAAAGCGCGGCAATCCAATCTATTTGCGGACAAGATGTCAGCGATTCGCAATTTAGTTTAAGACCATTTAGGGCACCGCATCATACCGCGTCTGCGGTAGCTTTGGTTGGTGGCGGCTCCTACCCTAACCCCGGCGAAATATCATTGGCACATAATGGCGTATTGTTTTTAGATGAATTACCCGAATATGATCGCAAAGTTCTAGATGTGTTACGTGAGCCAATGGAGTCTGGTGAAGTAACGATTTCTCGAGTGTTACACAAAACTACCTATCCGGCAAAGTTCCAATTAGTTGCAGCGATGAACCCAAGCCCGACTGGATTTTATACTGACAAACGCTCCTCACCGGAACAAATATTACGATACTTGAATAAGCTATCAGGCCCTTTTCTTGATCGAATCGATATTCAATTGGAAGTAAGCCGTTTGGCTAAAGGCGTATGGAATGATAACGACCAGTTCAACGAAAATAGTGAAACAATACGAACGAGAGTGCAAAATTGTCGCAACATTCAACTAGCACGACAAGGTAAAGCAAATGCCCATTTAACCAGTCCCGAATTAAAAGTTCATTGTCACATTAATGAGAGTGATTGCGAGTTTCTTGAGCTAGCAGTAGAGAAAATAGGGTTGTCTACCCGCGCCCATCATAAGATACTGAAGATAGCTCGAACCATTGCCGACATGAACAATATCAAAACCATTCAACGCCAGCATATTGTCGAAGCGTTATCTTATCGCGCCATGGATAGGTTGATACGGCACTTGACCGATAGTTTGATTGGTTAA
- a CDS encoding branched-chain amino acid transaminase gives MAKVNADLIWFNGELMPWENATVHVMSHALHYGSSVFEGIRAYDTHKGTCIFRLEEHIDRLFDSAKVYRMNMPFDRDAVMQACKDSVVGNGLKSAYLRPLAFLGDIGMGLRPADDAVADMMIAAFSWEAYLGADALENGVNVGVSSWNRLAPNTMPTAAKAGGNYLSSQLISREAARHGYTEGIALDVNNYVSEGAGQNLFLVRKGIIYTPPGSCSILPGLTRDTIITLAKELGYEVREELIAREALYLADEFFMCGTATEIVPVSTVDGIQVGTGSRGEVTKQLQQAFFGLFDGTTEDKWGWLEPVSE, from the coding sequence ATGGCTAAAGTTAATGCTGATTTAATCTGGTTCAATGGCGAATTAATGCCTTGGGAAAATGCAACTGTACATGTAATGAGTCATGCATTGCATTATGGTTCTTCTGTATTTGAAGGTATCCGTGCTTACGATACTCACAAAGGCACTTGTATTTTTCGTTTAGAAGAACATATTGATCGTTTATTTGATTCTGCCAAAGTTTATCGCATGAACATGCCATTTGATCGTGATGCAGTAATGCAAGCGTGTAAAGATTCAGTGGTAGGTAATGGCTTAAAGTCAGCTTATCTTAGACCTTTAGCTTTTCTTGGTGATATCGGTATGGGCTTGCGTCCAGCGGATGATGCGGTTGCAGATATGATGATTGCGGCATTTAGTTGGGAAGCATACTTAGGTGCGGATGCATTAGAAAATGGTGTAAATGTTGGCGTTTCTTCATGGAACCGTTTAGCTCCAAATACAATGCCAACAGCAGCAAAAGCCGGTGGTAATTACTTATCATCACAGCTAATTTCTCGTGAAGCGGCTCGCCATGGTTACACAGAAGGTATCGCGCTAGACGTAAATAATTATGTGAGTGAAGGCGCAGGTCAAAATTTATTCTTGGTACGTAAAGGTATCATTTATACACCTCCTGGTAGCTGCTCAATTTTACCAGGTTTAACACGTGACACTATCATTACTTTAGCGAAAGAGCTTGGTTATGAAGTGCGTGAAGAATTAATCGCCCGTGAAGCACTATATCTTGCTGATGAGTTTTTCATGTGTGGTACAGCAACAGAAATCGTACCGGTGAGTACGGTTGATGGCATTCAAGTTGGCACAGGTAGCCGAGGCGAAGTCACTAAACAATTACAACAAGCTTTCTTTGGTTTGTTTGATGGTACAACAGAAGATAAGTGGGGCTGGTTAGAGCCAGTATCAGAATAA
- the ilvD gene encoding dihydroxy-acid dehydratase codes for MPKLRSATSTQGRNMAGARALWRATGMTDNDFGKPIIAVVNSFTQFVPGHVHLKDMGQLVAGAIEEAGGVAKEFNTIAVDDGIAMGHSGMLYSLPSRDLIADSVEYMVNAHCVDAMVCISNCDKITPGMLMAAMRLNIPVIFVSGGPMEAGKTKLSDQIIKLDLVDAMIQGADPTVSDEQSDQVERSACPTCGSCSGMFTANSMNCLAEALGLALPGNGSMLATHADREQLFLKAGKQIVELTKRYYFEEDESALPRNIASKEALHNAMCLDIAMGGSTNTILHLLATAQEAKVDYTMEDMDKLSRIVPQLCKVAPSTPKYHMEDVHRAGGVIGILGELARANLLNTDVPNVLGTTLADVIAKYDIKVTDDEDVKKFYRAGPAGIRTTKAFSQDCRWDTLDDDRENGCIRSLDNAFSTEGGLAVLSGNIAVDGCVVKTAGVSDDNLTFTGPAHVFESQDDAVAGILSGKVVAGEVVVIRYEGPKGGPGMQEMLYPTTYLKSMGLGKACALLTDGRFSGGTSGLSIGHVSPEAGSGGTIALVEQGDIIEIDIPNRSIKLALSEEELSARRIAMEAKGKDAWKPVSRERPISYALKNYAMLATSADKGAVRNTELLDNQ; via the coding sequence ATGCCCAAACTGAGATCGGCAACTTCCACCCAGGGTCGAAATATGGCTGGTGCACGTGCTTTATGGCGCGCAACTGGAATGACAGACAATGACTTTGGTAAACCAATTATTGCCGTAGTAAATTCATTTACTCAGTTTGTACCAGGCCATGTGCATTTAAAAGACATGGGCCAACTCGTTGCTGGTGCGATTGAAGAAGCCGGTGGCGTTGCTAAAGAGTTTAATACTATTGCTGTTGATGATGGTATTGCTATGGGGCACTCTGGCATGCTGTATTCTTTACCTTCGCGCGATTTAATTGCCGATTCAGTTGAATACATGGTTAACGCTCATTGCGTTGATGCCATGGTTTGTATCTCAAACTGTGACAAAATTACGCCGGGCATGTTAATGGCCGCGATGCGATTAAACATACCAGTAATTTTTGTATCCGGTGGTCCAATGGAAGCTGGTAAAACTAAGCTTTCAGATCAAATCATTAAACTTGATTTAGTCGATGCCATGATTCAGGGCGCTGATCCAACCGTATCAGATGAACAATCTGATCAAGTAGAACGTTCTGCCTGTCCTACCTGTGGTTCTTGTTCAGGTATGTTTACTGCAAACTCTATGAACTGTTTAGCAGAAGCACTAGGTTTAGCATTACCAGGTAACGGTTCTATGCTGGCAACGCATGCCGATCGTGAGCAATTGTTCTTAAAAGCGGGCAAGCAAATTGTCGAACTTACTAAGCGTTATTACTTCGAAGAAGATGAATCGGCTTTACCACGTAATATTGCCAGCAAAGAAGCATTACATAATGCCATGTGTTTAGATATTGCTATGGGGGGTTCAACCAATACCATTTTGCATTTACTGGCCACAGCACAAGAAGCTAAAGTCGACTACACCATGGAAGATATGGATAAATTATCACGTATCGTCCCGCAACTATGTAAAGTAGCTCCATCGACACCTAAGTATCATATGGAAGATGTACATCGCGCCGGTGGAGTTATCGGTATTTTGGGTGAACTAGCACGAGCTAATTTATTAAATACAGACGTGCCTAATGTTTTAGGTACAACCTTGGCGGATGTCATCGCGAAATACGACATCAAAGTTACCGATGATGAAGACGTTAAGAAATTCTATCGAGCAGGCCCTGCCGGGATTCGCACTACTAAAGCGTTTAGCCAAGATTGTCGTTGGGATACATTAGATGATGATAGAGAAAATGGCTGTATTCGCAGCTTAGATAACGCTTTTTCAACAGAAGGTGGCTTAGCAGTGCTTTCAGGTAATATTGCCGTTGATGGTTGTGTCGTAAAAACTGCTGGTGTTAGTGATGATAACCTTACCTTTACTGGACCCGCGCACGTATTTGAAAGCCAAGACGATGCCGTAGCTGGTATTTTATCGGGTAAAGTCGTTGCTGGTGAGGTTGTGGTGATTCGTTATGAAGGCCCTAAAGGCGGACCGGGTATGCAAGAAATGTTATATCCAACAACCTATTTAAAATCCATGGGTTTAGGTAAAGCTTGTGCGTTATTAACGGATGGTCGTTTCTCTGGTGGAACATCGGGTTTATCTATTGGCCATGTTTCTCCGGAAGCTGGTAGTGGTGGCACTATTGCACTCGTTGAGCAAGGAGATATTATTGAAATCGATATCCCAAATCGTTCAATCAAATTGGCCTTATCCGAGGAAGAGCTCAGTGCACGTCGCATTGCTATGGAAGCCAAAGGTAAAGATGCCTGGAAACCTGTCAGTCGTGAACGTCCAATTAGCTATGCATTGAAAAACTATGCAATGTTGGCTACTAGCGCCGACAAAGGTGCGGTTAGAAATACTGAATTGCTCGACAATCAATAG
- the ilvA gene encoding threonine ammonia-lyase, biosynthetic: MTDNKLNKQTTSPYLGINYLRKILTAPVYDVAIETDLSWLGKLSSELGNDIYLKREDQQPVHSFKLRGAYNKLAQLSEKRRKQGVIAASAGNHAQGLALAAKTLGVTATIVMPITTPEIKVDNVKRFGANVVLTGSSFSEASESAMIMAKEQQLTIIPPYDDSDVIAGQGTVAKELLQQLPTADVVFVPVGGGGLLAGMAVYLKQLCPEIKIIGVEAEDSACLAAAMDAGEPVDLDHVGLFADGVAVKRIGSKTFALIEKYCDQVITVTSDEMCGAIKDIFEHTRVIAEPSGALSLAGLIKYCQTSKGGEKLAAILSGANMNFHSLRYVSERCELGEQKEAVLSVEIPEQKGSFRRFCQILGGLAITEFNYRYADNQKANIFVGVKLTNGQQQLDELVTELTSKDYKVTDFTDNELAKLHVRFMIGGKNTAPMDERLFSFEFPEYPGALEKFLDTLGENWNISLFHYRNHGAAFGQVLAGIEVPDNKQNGLFEHLDDLGYQYQEETNNPAYQAFLSKM; the protein is encoded by the coding sequence ATGACGGATAACAAACTCAACAAACAAACGACAAGTCCTTATTTGGGCATAAACTATTTGCGCAAAATATTAACTGCGCCTGTTTATGATGTCGCCATAGAAACTGATCTAAGTTGGTTGGGGAAACTGTCAAGTGAACTTGGCAATGATATTTATTTAAAACGTGAGGATCAGCAACCAGTTCACTCTTTTAAATTGCGTGGTGCTTACAATAAGCTGGCGCAATTGTCGGAAAAAAGACGCAAACAAGGCGTGATCGCAGCTTCTGCAGGTAATCATGCCCAAGGGTTAGCGTTGGCAGCAAAAACATTAGGTGTAACAGCTACTATCGTTATGCCAATAACGACGCCTGAGATTAAAGTCGATAATGTTAAGCGCTTCGGTGCAAACGTTGTTCTTACGGGTAGTAGTTTTAGCGAAGCCAGTGAATCGGCAATGATAATGGCCAAAGAGCAGCAATTAACGATTATTCCTCCTTATGACGACAGTGATGTCATTGCCGGTCAAGGTACGGTTGCCAAAGAATTGTTACAGCAGTTACCAACTGCTGATGTTGTCTTCGTGCCTGTTGGCGGCGGCGGTTTATTAGCGGGAATGGCTGTTTATTTAAAACAGCTTTGTCCAGAAATAAAAATTATCGGTGTTGAAGCTGAAGACTCAGCGTGTTTAGCTGCAGCGATGGACGCGGGAGAGCCGGTTGATCTCGACCATGTCGGCCTATTTGCCGATGGTGTTGCGGTTAAGCGAATAGGTAGCAAAACATTCGCGTTAATAGAAAAATATTGTGACCAGGTAATTACTGTAACTAGTGATGAAATGTGTGGTGCGATAAAAGATATTTTTGAGCATACCCGAGTTATCGCTGAGCCATCAGGAGCGCTGTCATTGGCAGGATTGATCAAGTATTGCCAAACCAGTAAAGGTGGTGAAAAGTTAGCAGCGATATTAAGCGGTGCAAACATGAATTTTCATTCACTGAGGTATGTCTCTGAGCGCTGTGAACTCGGCGAGCAAAAAGAAGCGGTATTATCGGTCGAAATTCCTGAGCAAAAGGGTAGCTTTAGACGTTTTTGTCAGATCCTTGGCGGATTAGCGATTACCGAATTTAATTATCGATATGCCGATAATCAAAAGGCAAATATCTTTGTCGGTGTTAAGTTAACCAACGGGCAGCAACAACTCGATGAATTAGTTACTGAGCTTACCAGCAAAGATTATAAGGTTACCGATTTTACTGATAATGAATTAGCAAAGCTGCATGTTCGCTTTATGATTGGAGGCAAGAACACTGCGCCAATGGATGAGCGCTTATTTAGTTTTGAATTCCCCGAATATCCAGGTGCTTTGGAAAAATTCCTTGATACCTTAGGTGAAAATTGGAATATCTCATTATTCCATTACCGTAATCATGGCGCAGCATTTGGTCAGGTATTGGCGGGAATCGAAGTGCCAGATAATAAACAGAATGGCTTGTTTGAGCATTTAGATGACTTAGGTTATCAATATCAGGAAGAGACAAATAACCCAGCTTATCAAGCATTTTTAAGTAAAATGTAA
- the ubiK gene encoding ubiquinone biosynthesis accessory factor UbiK yields the protein MINAKKIEDIAKQITESIPPQVKNVAQDFEEKAKQVLQSKLSKLDVVSREEFDVQTQVLIKTRAKLDELTAKIAEIEEKLNK from the coding sequence GCCAAGAAGATCGAAGACATTGCTAAGCAAATTACCGAATCAATTCCGCCACAAGTAAAAAATGTTGCCCAAGATTTTGAAGAAAAGGCGAAACAAGTTCTACAATCAAAGCTGTCGAAACTCGATGTGGTTAGCCGTGAAGAATTTGATGTGCAAACTCAGGTTTTGATTAAAACTAGAGCGAAATTAGATGAATTGACGGCTAAAATCGCCGAAATAGAAGAAAAACTGAATAAATAG